The following proteins are encoded in a genomic region of Paenibacillus sp. FSL H3-0469:
- a CDS encoding ABC transporter ATP-binding protein encodes MDDILDIQNVSKQFGARQALNQVSFKLGSGTITGLLGSNGSGKSTLMKLISGLAWPGSGRISVLGVPVGVESKKLVSFMPDVPVTESWMNIGDSLRFQQDFYPDFDQAKALRMLDFMKLRTADKVRTLSKGMNERLQLTLALSRRARLYLLDEPIGGVDPVARTKILNALMEFYEEDSSILLSTHLVTDIERIFDEVIFLKDGEIVLHRPVEELRQEHGKSVDELFREVFAEC; translated from the coding sequence GTGGATGATATACTTGATATTCAGAATGTAAGCAAACAATTCGGTGCCAGACAGGCGTTGAATCAGGTCTCCTTCAAGCTGGGCAGCGGCACCATCACCGGTCTTCTGGGAAGCAACGGCAGCGGCAAAAGCACGCTCATGAAGCTGATCTCAGGACTCGCCTGGCCCGGCTCGGGCCGGATCTCGGTCCTTGGCGTACCCGTGGGCGTAGAGAGTAAGAAGCTCGTCTCCTTCATGCCGGATGTGCCGGTCACAGAGTCATGGATGAATATTGGAGATTCTCTGAGATTCCAGCAGGATTTCTACCCGGATTTCGATCAGGCCAAGGCACTGCGGATGCTGGATTTCATGAAGCTGCGCACAGCGGATAAGGTGCGGACGTTATCCAAAGGGATGAATGAACGCCTGCAGCTGACCTTAGCCCTCTCCCGGCGGGCCCGATTATATCTGCTGGATGAGCCGATAGGAGGCGTTGATCCGGTGGCGCGGACCAAGATTCTGAATGCGCTGATGGAGTTCTATGAGGAGGACAGCAGTATTCTGCTCTCCACCCATCTGGTGACGGATATCGAGCGGATCTTTGATGAGGTGATTTTCCTGAAGGATGGGGAGATTGTGCTGCATCGTCCGGTGGAGGAGCTTAGACAAGAGCACGGGAAGAGCGTAGATGAGCTGTTCAGAGAGGTGTTTGCCGAATGCTGA
- a CDS encoding YjcZ family sporulation protein: MSGGLRTSTATILVLFILLIIILSVF; this comes from the coding sequence ATGAGTGGAGGTCTGAGAACGTCAACGGCGACCATACTGGTGTTGTTTATTTTGCTGATTATTATCCTTAGCGTATTTTAG
- a CDS encoding ABC transporter ATP-binding protein, which yields MNSTANKAQGPSGPAQEPTVLEMQGVSKMIKGKAIVDNLSFKIQKGEIVGLLGPNGAGKTTTIRMMTGLIRMSGGDVLIHGHSIRKEFKQAISQIGAIIENPEFYPHMTGYDNLLQYLRMSDGAGVSRIKEVVELVGLQEAMNKKVRAYSLGMRQRLGIAQALLHSPKLLILDEPTNGLDPAGIREMRDYMRRIAEVEGIAILISSHMLAEIEQICHRAVVIQNGKLVTVTQLTEAPEARSEVALAIRVDKLEAARTVAAALQGVKVTGTDEARSELHVQLPDEAVPELVAALSEAKVGIYRITENRQSLEEDFLKWTGGNRIA from the coding sequence ATGAATTCAACTGCTAATAAGGCTCAGGGGCCGTCTGGCCCGGCACAAGAACCAACCGTACTGGAAATGCAGGGCGTCAGTAAAATGATTAAAGGTAAGGCGATTGTAGATAATCTGAGCTTCAAGATTCAGAAGGGAGAGATTGTCGGTCTGCTGGGACCAAACGGTGCCGGCAAAACAACCACCATCCGGATGATGACCGGACTGATCCGCATGAGCGGAGGGGATGTTCTGATTCATGGACACAGCATCCGGAAGGAATTCAAGCAGGCGATCTCACAGATCGGGGCGATCATTGAGAATCCTGAGTTCTATCCGCATATGACCGGGTACGACAACCTGCTGCAATATTTACGCATGAGTGATGGAGCCGGGGTCTCGCGGATCAAGGAGGTTGTGGAGCTGGTGGGGCTGCAGGAGGCGATGAATAAGAAGGTTCGGGCTTACTCACTCGGGATGCGCCAGCGTCTGGGGATCGCTCAGGCCTTGCTGCACTCACCGAAGCTGCTCATACTGGATGAACCGACCAACGGGCTGGACCCCGCCGGTATCCGTGAGATGCGCGATTATATGCGCAGAATAGCAGAGGTAGAGGGCATTGCCATTCTAATCTCCAGTCATATGCTGGCTGAGATTGAACAGATCTGCCACCGGGCGGTGGTTATTCAGAACGGCAAGCTTGTAACGGTGACACAGCTTACGGAAGCACCGGAGGCGCGGAGTGAGGTAGCGCTTGCGATCCGGGTAGATAAGCTTGAAGCTGCACGGACTGTGGCCGCAGCCTTGCAGGGCGTCAAGGTCACAGGAACGGATGAGGCCCGTTCCGAGCTGCATGTGCAGCTGCCGGATGAAGCCGTACCGGAGCTGGTGGCGGCACTTAGCGAAGCCAAGGTAGGGATTTACCGGATTACTGAGAACAGACAAAGTCTGGAAGAAGATTTCCTGAAATGGACAGGGGGCAACCGCATTGCGTAA
- a CDS encoding pentapeptide repeat-containing protein codes for MYQFHNETFNEHNFDYAALQDGEINGCTFERCSFKGASMEEMTSSGCRFVDCDFTGALLNASLHTDGAFTNCKFTGANLFVAKFENCKMVGSDFANAHMDGITLSGGDWAYTNLRHLNLSRQDLRGIRFTEADMQGCDLQKADLRGADLSRVQLAKCKLAGADLRDAKLEGIDLKSLDLKGVRLDVEQAVLLARSMGAKVG; via the coding sequence ATGTATCAATTTCATAATGAAACGTTTAATGAGCATAATTTCGATTACGCGGCGCTGCAGGATGGAGAAATAAACGGCTGTACCTTTGAGCGCTGCTCCTTCAAGGGAGCTTCGATGGAAGAGATGACCTCCAGCGGCTGCCGGTTTGTCGATTGCGATTTCACCGGTGCCCTGCTGAATGCTTCGCTGCACACGGATGGCGCATTCACCAACTGCAAGTTCACCGGAGCGAATCTGTTCGTGGCGAAGTTCGAGAACTGCAAGATGGTCGGATCGGATTTCGCCAACGCCCATATGGACGGAATCACATTGAGCGGAGGGGACTGGGCCTATACGAATCTGCGCCATCTGAACCTCAGCAGGCAGGATCTGCGTGGCATCCGGTTCACCGAGGCCGATATGCAGGGCTGCGATTTGCAAAAGGCGGATCTGCGCGGAGCGGATTTAAGCCGGGTTCAGCTTGCAAAGTGCAAGCTTGCAGGGGCGGATCTGCGTGACGCCAAGCTGGAAGGGATTGACCTGAAGAGTCTGGATCTCAAAGGGGTGCGTCTGGATGTGGAGCAGGCAGTGCTGCTGGCCCGCTCTATGGGAGCGAAGGTAGGGTAA
- a CDS encoding ABC transporter permease, whose translation MRKFNLLVLNEWLKISKKRSNIIPYIILLVLSLAVGYITRTFATDIYASAADFTADSLQPRGIGQILAILVIVGTAGIVSREYSQGTIKFLLIRARSRTAILASKYLTVLLYTLSMQVVAAVALFLTGAVFFGLSGGEAGIGAILASLLYSTVYCTVYATIGFMLGILTKSTGVTIGATIFATTIDKLVISREFYKYVLFPNLNLAAYQDGGAPMQGMTLTFSIILLCIYMTLFLLAGFAVFRRRDVA comes from the coding sequence TTGCGTAAATTTAATCTGCTTGTGCTGAATGAATGGCTCAAAATATCGAAGAAACGCAGCAATATCATTCCTTATATCATTCTGCTGGTGCTGTCGCTGGCAGTGGGCTATATCACACGTACATTTGCTACGGATATCTATGCTTCAGCGGCGGACTTTACGGCAGATTCTCTTCAGCCCAGAGGCATCGGTCAGATTCTGGCCATTCTGGTCATCGTCGGAACGGCGGGGATTGTATCCAGAGAATACAGCCAAGGCACGATCAAATTTCTGCTGATCCGTGCCCGCAGCCGCACCGCAATCCTGGCCTCCAAATATCTAACTGTACTGCTGTATACACTTAGCATGCAAGTAGTTGCAGCGGTTGCGCTGTTCCTCACAGGAGCGGTCTTCTTCGGACTCAGCGGAGGGGAAGCGGGAATAGGCGCGATCCTTGCTTCGCTGCTGTATTCAACTGTGTACTGTACCGTCTACGCCACGATTGGCTTCATGCTGGGGATTCTGACAAAGTCGACGGGTGTAACCATTGGGGCGACCATCTTCGCCACCACCATCGACAAGCTGGTCATTTCCCGTGAATTCTACAAATATGTGCTGTTCCCTAATCTTAATCTCGCAGCCTACCAGGATGGCGGTGCGCCGATGCAGGGAATGACACTGACCTTCTCCATTATCCTGCTGTGCATCTACATGACGCTGTTCCTGCTTGCAGGCTTTGCCGTCTTCAGACGCAGGGATGTTGCTTGA
- a CDS encoding diguanylate cyclase yields MSLSLRTLFSTAFAVIIILLTAILSYVIGNRSTTSVEVGIGSSLAAEANQMSEKLDQFMWSRSGEIEVLSKLNAFQEPVEPAEAGGLLNQLKKSLPVFTWVGFLDKTGNVVASTDRILQGTNISQRPVFQQALKGTFVGDVHDAVLLSKLLPAPTGEALQFVDVSVPVMDKQGQTSGVLAAHLSWEWSREVEASIVNPLKERLKGVEVFVVSKKDDTILLGPEALTGKRMTDAVLQQARSGKNSYVIEQERGRDSYLTGYAYGDGYLNYPGLGWTVMIRQPADIAFASVHQLERFILISGLLTAAVFALIGWLLASWISRPLRDITRTADLLSSGADVEIPASTRFKDVAILSASLRGLVNNLTKTETKLSYMSDMALHDKLTGLPNRAALDEFLAHAVSKAKQKRTTLSFLYMDLDGFKKVNDSFGHAVGDALLQEVAFRLMDCTRDNEIVARLGGDEFLIILNTSAGKPMKEAEVVASRIISKINQPILIKGEELRVGCSVGAAVWTPDGGDTALTLRLADEALYISKRSGKNRITFEAAS; encoded by the coding sequence ATGTCATTAAGTCTTCGCACTTTATTTTCAACAGCATTTGCGGTTATTATCATTCTGCTCACGGCTATCCTCAGCTATGTGATCGGCAACCGCTCCACCACTTCTGTGGAAGTCGGTATCGGCAGCTCCCTGGCCGCAGAGGCCAACCAAATGTCCGAGAAGCTGGATCAGTTCATGTGGTCACGTTCCGGTGAAATAGAAGTTTTGAGTAAGCTTAATGCTTTTCAGGAGCCTGTGGAACCGGCAGAAGCTGGCGGATTGCTGAATCAGCTGAAGAAGAGTCTTCCAGTATTCACCTGGGTAGGTTTTCTGGATAAGACAGGGAATGTAGTTGCTTCCACGGATCGGATTCTACAAGGAACGAATATCAGCCAGAGGCCGGTTTTTCAGCAGGCGCTTAAGGGAACCTTCGTCGGGGATGTCCACGATGCAGTGCTGCTCTCTAAGCTGCTGCCTGCCCCGACGGGAGAAGCGCTGCAGTTTGTTGATGTGAGCGTGCCGGTCATGGACAAGCAAGGACAGACAAGCGGTGTGCTGGCGGCACATCTTAGCTGGGAGTGGTCACGCGAGGTCGAGGCCTCCATTGTGAATCCGCTCAAGGAACGGCTTAAGGGTGTGGAGGTGTTCGTGGTCAGCAAGAAGGATGATACCATTCTGCTGGGACCTGAAGCGCTCACCGGTAAAAGAATGACGGATGCGGTTCTGCAGCAGGCCCGCAGCGGCAAGAACTCCTACGTGATTGAACAGGAGCGGGGCCGTGACTCCTATCTAACGGGATACGCTTATGGCGATGGTTACTTGAACTATCCGGGCCTTGGCTGGACGGTCATGATCCGTCAGCCGGCAGACATCGCTTTTGCCTCGGTCCATCAGCTTGAACGCTTCATATTGATCAGCGGTCTGCTGACCGCAGCAGTCTTCGCACTAATCGGCTGGCTGCTGGCCTCGTGGATCAGCCGCCCGCTGAGGGATATCACCCGTACAGCCGACCTGCTCAGCTCCGGCGCCGATGTGGAGATCCCGGCTTCTACCCGGTTCAAGGATGTGGCGATTCTGTCAGCCTCCCTGCGGGGCCTGGTGAACAACCTGACCAAGACAGAGACCAAGCTAAGCTATATGTCGGATATGGCGCTCCATGATAAGCTTACCGGCTTGCCCAACCGCGCAGCGCTGGATGAGTTTCTGGCCCATGCGGTCAGTAAGGCCAAGCAGAAGCGGACGACGCTAAGCTTTTTGTACATGGATCTGGACGGCTTCAAAAAAGTGAACGACAGCTTCGGCCATGCGGTTGGAGATGCCTTGCTGCAGGAGGTTGCCTTCCGGCTGATGGACTGTACGCGGGACAATGAGATCGTTGCCCGGCTGGGCGGGGATGAATTCTTAATTATTCTGAATACCTCGGCGGGCAAACCGATGAAGGAAGCGGAGGTGGTGGCTTCGCGGATTATCAGCAAGATCAACCAGCCGATTCTGATCAAAGGCGAGGAGTTGCGTGTGGGCTGCAGCGTAGGTGCTGCTGTATGGACTCCGGACGGCGGAGATACCGCCCTGACCCTGCGGCTCGCAGACGAAGCGCTGTATATCTCCAAGCGGAGCGGGAAGAACCGGATTACCTTCGAGGCGGCATCTTAG
- a CDS encoding PilZ domain-containing protein, giving the protein MTEGILLDLSRSGCKVRTSLNLRFTAGDTKLIIHFQLAEEKLQYEGSVRWGWMFGLGQYQYGVRLDLQEDEEEQLLRELELWTSGRSAQGL; this is encoded by the coding sequence TTGACTGAAGGTATCCTGCTTGACCTTAGCCGCTCCGGCTGCAAGGTCCGCACCTCGCTGAACCTCCGCTTCACCGCAGGGGATACGAAGCTGATTATTCATTTTCAGCTGGCGGAAGAGAAGCTACAGTACGAAGGCAGTGTCCGCTGGGGCTGGATGTTTGGTTTGGGACAATACCAGTACGGGGTAAGGCTGGACCTGCAGGAAGACGAGGAAGAACAGCTGCTGCGGGAGCTGGAGCTCTGGACCAGCGGAAGAAGCGCGCAAGGCTTATAG
- a CDS encoding GntR family transcriptional regulator: MGIEFDNNQPIYLQIMNYIKGEIITGKLKPGDKIPSVRELAAELQINPNTVQRTFQELERETIVETRRGMGRYVTGSEETILTVKKEMAQDVLDRFIRGMQELGFQGEDILTAVAESIHQRDQGQGE, from the coding sequence ATGGGAATCGAATTCGATAATAACCAGCCGATTTATCTCCAGATCATGAATTACATCAAAGGAGAGATTATCACCGGCAAGCTGAAGCCTGGAGATAAGATTCCCTCTGTCCGTGAATTGGCCGCTGAACTGCAGATTAACCCGAATACCGTGCAACGAACATTTCAGGAACTGGAGCGTGAGACCATCGTGGAGACCCGCCGCGGCATGGGCAGATATGTGACCGGAAGCGAAGAGACGATTCTGACCGTTAAGAAGGAGATGGCACAGGATGTGCTGGACCGTTTTATCCGCGGAATGCAGGAGCTCGGCTTCCAGGGCGAAGATATTCTAACTGCAGTAGCAGAGAGCATTCATCAGCGGGACCAGGGACAGGGGGAGTAA